One part of the Thermoanaerobacterium sp. CMT5567-10 genome encodes these proteins:
- the speB gene encoding agmatinase — translation MVIKDNFSNSGKFLSSINDYKESDIVIVGVPMDYTVSFKPGTRFGPQAIRTASLGLEEYSVYLDRNLKEKKYYDFGDLILPYGNVEKSLDIIGNAAKEILDDGKKPLFLGGEHLISAPVIKEVYKKYGDELVVLHFDAHTDLRTEFFGEENSHATVLRKASEFINNKNMYHFGIRSGIKEEFEFSYKNTNMFLFNVVEPLKSVLEYIKSKPIYITWDIDVLDPAYAPGTGTPEPGGITSKEAFNAIHILKDLNVVGMDLVEVSPDYDHSGITSILAAKLIRESILSFL, via the coding sequence TTGGTAATAAAAGACAATTTTTCGAATAGCGGCAAATTTTTAAGTAGCATTAATGATTACAAAGAGTCAGATATTGTAATTGTAGGCGTACCTATGGATTATACAGTTAGTTTTAAACCTGGTACACGTTTTGGCCCACAGGCGATAAGAACAGCATCATTAGGCTTAGAAGAATACAGCGTTTATCTAGATAGAAATTTAAAAGAAAAGAAATATTATGATTTTGGTGATTTAATTTTACCTTATGGAAACGTCGAGAAAAGCCTCGATATAATTGGAAATGCAGCCAAAGAAATACTTGATGATGGAAAAAAGCCGTTATTTTTGGGAGGAGAGCATTTAATAAGTGCTCCAGTTATAAAAGAAGTTTACAAAAAGTATGGTGATGAATTGGTAGTACTTCATTTTGATGCACATACTGATCTAAGAACTGAATTTTTTGGTGAAGAAAATTCTCATGCGACTGTTTTAAGAAAGGCTTCTGAATTCATCAATAATAAAAATATGTATCATTTTGGTATACGCTCTGGAATAAAAGAAGAATTCGAGTTTTCTTATAAAAATACTAATATGTTTTTGTTTAACGTTGTTGAGCCTTTAAAAAGTGTACTTGAGTATATTAAGTCAAAACCTATTTATATTACATGGGATATAGATGTTTTAGATCCTGCATATGCTCCTGGAACTGGTACACCTGAACCAGGTGGTATAACATCAAAAGAGGCATTTAATGCAATACACATTTTAAAAGATTTAAATGTTGTCGGTATGGATTTAGTTGAGGTATCACCTGATTACGACCATTCAGGTATTACTTCAATTTTAGCAGCAAAACTTATTCGTGAATCAATTTTATCCTTCTTATAA
- the speE gene encoding polyamine aminopropyltransferase, producing the protein MELWFTEHHNDCIGYSLKVKRTLNSEETKYQKLDVIESEFYGRVLVLDGILQTTEKDEFVYHEMIVHVPLFTHKSPKNVLIVGGGDGGAVKEILKHNTVERIVLAEIDERVVENSKKYLPSISYGLNDKKVEVMIGDGIKYVNEHKNEFDVVIVDSTDPIGPAVGLFTEDFYRSVYDCLRDDGIIVAQTESPFIYGSLINKLSKMFKKIYPIVKPYICTIPTYPGHLWTFTMGSKKYDPEAVDVNNIPEIETKYYTPELHKSSFVLPKFLKDIFEEA; encoded by the coding sequence ATGGAACTATGGTTTACTGAACATCACAATGACTGCATTGGTTATTCACTTAAAGTAAAAAGAACGTTAAATTCGGAGGAAACTAAATATCAAAAGTTAGACGTTATAGAATCTGAATTCTATGGAAGAGTTTTAGTATTAGATGGCATCCTGCAAACAACTGAAAAAGATGAATTTGTGTATCATGAAATGATTGTACATGTTCCGCTTTTTACACACAAAAGTCCAAAAAATGTGCTGATTGTAGGTGGAGGTGATGGTGGAGCTGTAAAAGAAATTTTAAAACATAATACAGTAGAGAGAATTGTTCTTGCTGAAATAGATGAGAGAGTAGTAGAAAATTCAAAAAAATATTTGCCTTCAATAAGCTATGGATTAAATGATAAAAAAGTTGAAGTTATGATTGGCGATGGAATAAAGTATGTAAATGAACATAAAAATGAATTTGACGTTGTAATCGTAGATTCAACAGATCCAATAGGACCTGCAGTTGGCCTATTTACTGAAGATTTTTATAGATCTGTATATGACTGCCTTAGAGATGATGGGATAATAGTAGCACAGACAGAATCACCGTTTATTTATGGCAGTTTAATAAATAAATTAAGCAAGATGTTTAAAAAAATCTATCCAATAGTAAAGCCATATATCTGTACTATACCTACGTATCCAGGACACTTATGGACTTTTACAATGGGATCAAAAAAATACGATCCTGAAGCAGTTGATGTGAATAATATACCTGAGATTGAGACAAAATACTATACACCAGAATTGCATAAATCTAGTTTTGTATTGCCTAAATTTTTAAAAGATATTTTTGAGGAGGCATAG
- a CDS encoding GNAT family N-acetyltransferase produces the protein MFRIKFASTDDMKFMEEIAKYFKIPFSCDINRCVCMVVVDEKPFGYICIEVNNNIARIVGHAVLPNYQMKGYGTMLLKVALNNLYDFGIQKAYIGYSDYDEFYIKNGFKKSNNGLTIDIDELFK, from the coding sequence ATGTTTAGAATAAAGTTTGCATCAACAGATGATATGAAATTTATGGAGGAAATTGCTAAGTATTTTAAAATACCATTTTCATGTGATATAAATAGATGTGTTTGCATGGTGGTAGTTGATGAGAAGCCATTTGGTTATATTTGTATTGAAGTAAATAATAATATTGCAAGAATAGTTGGACATGCAGTTTTGCCAAATTATCAAATGAAAGGCTATGGAACTATGCTTTTAAAGGTAGCTTTAAATAACTTATATGATTTTGGAATCCAAAAGGCATATATTGGTTATTCTGACTATGATGAATTTTATATAAAAAATGGCTTTAAAAAGTCTAATAATGGATTGACAATTGATATTGATGAATTATTTAAATAA
- a CDS encoding pseudouridine synthase yields the protein MERLQKYLAECGIASRRKCEQLILDGKIKVNGTVIKNLGIKIDPDKDIVEYNGRVVAKVQHNIYIMLNKPTGFITTVKDQFGRPSVLDIIKIKDRIYPVGRLDYNTSGLLLLTNDGDIANKLMHPKHEIDKVYIAKIRGIPDDKDLDRFRNGLLLDNRLTAKAKIEILKKINNDALVKIVIHEGRNRQIRRMCELIGHPVMTLKRIKIGDLELGNLKVGQWRYLTGEEVQYLKNL from the coding sequence ATGGAAAGATTGCAAAAGTATTTAGCCGAATGTGGTATTGCATCGAGAAGAAAATGTGAGCAATTAATTCTTGATGGAAAAATTAAAGTTAATGGTACTGTTATAAAAAATCTTGGCATTAAAATTGATCCAGATAAAGACATTGTTGAATATAATGGGAGAGTAGTTGCAAAAGTTCAACACAATATTTACATTATGTTAAATAAACCAACTGGATTTATAACAACAGTTAAAGATCAATTTGGAAGGCCATCGGTCCTTGATATAATTAAAATTAAAGATAGAATATATCCAGTAGGACGTTTAGACTACAATACTTCAGGATTACTTTTGTTAACAAACGATGGGGACATAGCAAATAAACTTATGCATCCTAAACATGAAATTGATAAAGTTTATATTGCTAAAATAAGAGGTATACCTGATGATAAAGATCTGGATAGATTTAGAAATGGACTGTTATTAGATAATCGCTTAACAGCAAAAGCCAAAATTGAAATATTAAAAAAAATAAATAATGATGCTCTTGTAAAAATAGTTATACATGAAGGACGCAACAGGCAGATTAGAAGAATGTGTGAATTGATAGGTCACCCTGTTATGACATTAAAGAGGATTAAGATAGGAGATTTAGAGCTAGGAAATTTAAAAGTAGGGCAGTGGCGCTATTTAACCGGTGAAGAAGTTCAATATTTAAAAAACTTATAA
- a CDS encoding FAD-dependent oxidoreductase gives MVKVVVIGGGWAGCAAALTAKKAGADVVLLEKTDMLLGCGLVGGIMRNNGRYTAAEEIKYLGGHELIEITDMCARHTNVDFPGHKHANLYDITKVEPAIRNMLFSKGIKIKFISRAADVLMESNTKIKGIVLADDSVECGDVFIETTGSTGPMGNCLRYGNGCSMCILRCPSFGPRISISYRAGIDDILGMRSDEVYGAFSGSCKLNKDSLSDEIREKLDKDGVVVLPVPEEDVNMEKLKLKVCQQYALPEYAKNVVLLDTGHAKLMTPFYPLDKLRKIPGLERARFEDPYSGGKANSIRYLSIAPRNNSMKVKGLDNLLCAGEKSGLFTGHTEAMVTGCLAGHNSVRLSLGMPLLELPRNLASGDLIAYENECIETKEGLKNRYTFAGGKYFERMKSLGLYTTDTNVIKEKIERDNLIGIYDEKLV, from the coding sequence ATGGTTAAAGTTGTTGTTATTGGGGGAGGCTGGGCAGGATGCGCAGCGGCTCTCACAGCAAAAAAAGCTGGAGCAGATGTTGTACTTCTTGAAAAAACTGATATGCTGTTAGGATGTGGACTTGTTGGAGGAATTATGAGAAATAACGGAAGATATACAGCAGCAGAAGAAATAAAATATCTTGGTGGACATGAGTTAATAGAAATAACTGATATGTGTGCTAGACATACAAATGTTGATTTTCCAGGACATAAGCACGCAAACTTATATGATATTACGAAAGTAGAGCCTGCAATAAGAAACATGCTTTTTAGTAAAGGAATTAAGATTAAATTTATATCAAGAGCAGCTGACGTATTAATGGAAAGCAATACAAAAATCAAAGGAATAGTTTTGGCTGATGATTCTGTTGAATGTGGAGATGTTTTTATTGAAACTACAGGATCGACAGGTCCTATGGGGAATTGTTTAAGATATGGCAATGGTTGTTCTATGTGCATATTAAGATGTCCATCATTTGGACCGAGAATTAGCATAAGCTATAGAGCAGGTATTGACGATATTTTGGGAATGAGATCGGATGAGGTATATGGTGCATTTAGTGGTTCTTGTAAGCTAAACAAAGATTCATTAAGTGATGAAATTAGAGAAAAACTTGATAAAGACGGTGTTGTAGTATTGCCTGTTCCAGAAGAAGATGTTAATATGGAAAAATTAAAATTAAAAGTGTGTCAGCAATATGCACTTCCTGAATATGCAAAAAATGTTGTGTTGTTAGATACAGGTCATGCTAAATTGATGACGCCGTTTTATCCCCTAGACAAATTGAGAAAAATACCGGGGCTTGAAAGAGCTAGATTTGAAGATCCATATTCAGGAGGAAAGGCTAATTCTATCAGATATTTATCTATTGCTCCAAGAAATAACAGTATGAAAGTTAAGGGATTAGATAATTTGCTATGCGCAGGGGAAAAATCAGGGTTGTTTACCGGCCATACTGAGGCTATGGTGACTGGTTGTTTGGCTGGACACAATAGCGTTAGATTATCGCTGGGCATGCCTCTACTTGAGCTGCCAAGGAATTTGGCATCTGGTGACCTTATCGCATATGAAAATGAATGTATTGAAACTAAAGAAGGTTTAAAAAATCGGTACACTTTTGCAGGAGGTAAGTATTTTGAACGAATGAAATCATTAGGATTATATACAACTGATACTAATGTAATTAAAGAAAAGATAGAAAGAGACAATCTAATAGGAATATACGATGAAAAACTAGTCTAA
- a CDS encoding sulfide/dihydroorotate dehydrogenase-like FAD/NAD-binding protein: protein MASPRLECIDIGSDYCPCYLAELDECIVCSQLQGKKFCDCNWKGVCVFQEFVWSKRKAKAKRNTMVSNIIDKQKINENLFILTLSVPNKMARDLNEPGSYIFLRNELSPSFFDTPMSIMYTDEINGFVKVAIQINGPKTSLIDLSEKRICIRGPYWNGLFGHKYIKGLKNSKCLVVLRGIAQAPGVIVINKLYRNNNKITVIIDKGKTGQFFISQYLDQLNLNIITTDILSAEGQEILKNAIADNDLKLIYSGGSNEQHLNIFNYMNLYNNEAYLAVSNNNTICCGEGICGSCEVQIDGQKVRSCKVQLDVEKAIERRILYG, encoded by the coding sequence ATGGCAAGTCCAAGGCTGGAATGTATTGACATTGGCAGTGATTATTGCCCTTGCTACTTGGCAGAATTAGATGAATGCATAGTGTGTTCTCAATTGCAAGGTAAAAAATTTTGTGACTGTAATTGGAAGGGTGTATGCGTATTTCAAGAGTTTGTTTGGTCAAAAAGAAAGGCTAAAGCAAAGAGAAATACAATGGTTTCAAATATAATAGACAAGCAAAAGATAAATGAAAATTTATTTATATTAACATTATCTGTACCTAATAAAATGGCTAGGGACTTGAACGAGCCAGGCTCATATATTTTTCTAAGGAATGAGTTAAGTCCATCATTTTTTGATACTCCGATGTCTATAATGTATACGGATGAAATTAACGGTTTTGTGAAAGTAGCAATCCAAATTAATGGTCCCAAAACAAGTTTAATTGATTTAAGTGAAAAAAGGATATGTATTAGGGGACCTTATTGGAATGGATTATTTGGACATAAGTATATAAAAGGTCTTAAAAATTCAAAATGCTTAGTAGTATTGAGAGGAATTGCACAGGCACCAGGAGTTATTGTTATTAATAAATTGTACAGAAATAACAATAAAATCACAGTAATAATCGATAAGGGTAAAACAGGACAATTTTTTATTAGCCAATACCTGGATCAGCTTAATTTAAATATAATAACAACAGATATTTTAAGTGCTGAAGGGCAGGAAATTTTGAAGAATGCTATTGCAGACAATGATTTGAAGTTGATATACAGTGGAGGCTCTAATGAGCAGCACCTTAATATATTTAATTATATGAATTTATACAACAATGAGGCTTATCTTGCAGTATCAAATAACAATACAATATGCTGTGGAGAAGGAATCTGTGGCAGTTGCGAAGTTCAAATAGATGGACAAAAAGTAAGATCTTGCAAAGTACAACTTGATGTAGAAAAGGCAATTGAAAGGAGAATTTTGTATGGTTAA
- a CDS encoding D-alanyl-D-alanine carboxypeptidase family protein, translated as MKKTLLFLLIFTFLMTPINVNAENIEPPQIAAKAAIVMDQKSGRILYEKNINEKLPMASTTKIMTLLLALEYGNLNDIVNVSKRAASVGGSSIWLAPGEKLSLIDLLYGLMLNSGNDAATAIAEHIGGSVEKFAEMMNKKAKDIGAYNTNFVTPSGLDIGINNHYTTAYDLALITRYAFNNYSKFAEIVSTKEKTIPWSGRDYDRYLRNKNKMLWQYEGGDGVKTGFTNKAGRCLVASATRDGHRLISVVLNSGPMWEDSQKILDYSFEKYKPLKVASKCQVLKTISVINGKEKYLPLQYNDDFTLPVSKEEILNIKVEYNIPKSIKAPIGIGEKVGIAKVLLNDKQIVTIDVVAGKTIDERDYNYNLKTIIKNWVNIFQAENS; from the coding sequence ATGAAAAAGACACTTTTATTTTTACTAATTTTTACTTTCCTTATGACCCCGATAAACGTAAACGCTGAAAATATAGAACCGCCACAAATTGCAGCGAAGGCTGCGATAGTTATGGATCAGAAATCTGGTAGAATTTTGTACGAAAAAAACATAAATGAAAAACTTCCTATGGCAAGCACTACTAAAATTATGACTCTACTACTAGCGTTAGAATACGGAAATTTAAACGATATTGTAAATGTCAGTAAAAGAGCAGCTAGTGTAGGAGGTTCTTCAATTTGGCTTGCTCCAGGTGAAAAACTTTCGCTTATAGATTTATTGTATGGTTTAATGCTCAATTCTGGAAATGATGCTGCAACAGCTATTGCTGAACATATTGGCGGTAGTGTGGAGAAATTTGCGGAGATGATGAATAAAAAGGCAAAAGATATTGGTGCATACAATACAAATTTTGTTACGCCATCTGGTCTTGATATCGGAATCAACAACCATTATACAACCGCTTATGATTTAGCATTAATTACAAGGTACGCTTTTAACAATTACAGCAAATTTGCGGAAATTGTTTCGACTAAAGAAAAGACGATACCTTGGAGTGGACGGGATTACGATAGATATTTGAGAAATAAAAATAAAATGCTTTGGCAATATGAAGGCGGGGATGGTGTAAAAACAGGATTTACTAATAAGGCCGGCAGATGTCTCGTCGCTTCAGCAACTAGAGATGGTCACAGGCTTATATCTGTAGTTCTAAATAGCGGTCCTATGTGGGAAGATTCACAAAAAATTTTAGATTATTCTTTTGAAAAGTACAAGCCATTAAAAGTTGCTTCAAAATGTCAGGTATTAAAAACAATAAGTGTTATCAATGGCAAAGAGAAATATTTGCCGCTTCAGTACAATGATGATTTTACGTTGCCCGTATCAAAAGAAGAAATTTTAAACATAAAAGTTGAATATAATATCCCTAAATCAATAAAGGCACCTATAGGTATAGGTGAAAAAGTTGGAATAGCCAAAGTATTATTAAATGATAAACAAATTGTTACGATAGATGTAGTTGCAGGAAAAACGATTGACGAAAGGGATTATAACTACAATCTAAAAACAATAATTAAAAACTGGGTAAATATTTTTCAAGCAGAAAACTCTTAG
- the ytfJ gene encoding GerW family sporulation protein, with product MSDHPIEGLMKTTMESLKDMIDVNTIVGDAVEAPDGTVIIPISRVTFGFAAGGGEFQMTQNKDKEQNQQDNQESKMPFGGGSGAGVSLQPVAFMVVGQGQIRLLPVNQNAMVERIIDLAPKLMEELQNVFNKNKTYKKSTPITVTNNVD from the coding sequence ATGAGTGATCATCCAATTGAAGGGTTAATGAAAACAACGATGGAAAGTCTGAAAGACATGATAGATGTTAACACTATAGTAGGTGATGCAGTTGAAGCACCAGATGGAACTGTTATTATTCCTATTTCAAGAGTGACTTTCGGCTTTGCGGCTGGTGGTGGAGAATTTCAAATGACACAAAATAAAGATAAAGAACAAAATCAGCAGGATAATCAGGAGTCAAAAATGCCATTTGGTGGTGGTAGTGGTGCAGGCGTTTCATTGCAACCCGTCGCTTTTATGGTTGTCGGACAAGGTCAGATAAGGCTTTTACCTGTCAATCAAAATGCGATGGTTGAAAGAATTATTGATTTAGCACCTAAATTAATGGAAGAGCTACAAAATGTTTTTAATAAAAACAAAACGTATAAAAAATCAACACCGATAACAGTAACAAATAATGTAGATTAA
- a CDS encoding DUF2953 domain-containing protein, which translates to MFSFYILLIIVLIIVIYTLPMTIKICFYNYGSNFILNIYLYILRFIRIGFFDINYKRIDENDRIEMSLRLFGIKLLSTVVDVANLTIKDKKPVIKYEIHKAFFLKFPKKTGEKKMFSFHDISRMSNLFYSNKNVIYETSLNIKKSIVIRKFNLNIKEGFNDAALTSILYGIINSVVYTIVVPIYCNIRFLNKPSISISPYFGRNILESNFNCILDFRYGNIIVNSIKFIKNFKWR; encoded by the coding sequence ATGTTTTCTTTTTATATATTGCTAATTATAGTTTTGATTATAGTGATATATACATTACCTATGACGATTAAAATATGTTTTTACAATTATGGCAGCAATTTTATTTTAAATATATACTTATATATACTGCGATTTATTAGGATAGGCTTTTTCGATATTAATTATAAAAGAATTGATGAAAATGATAGGATAGAAATGTCGTTAAGATTATTTGGAATAAAATTACTTAGCACGGTGGTTGATGTAGCTAATTTGACAATTAAAGATAAAAAGCCAGTTATAAAATATGAAATACATAAAGCATTTTTTTTAAAATTCCCCAAAAAAACTGGAGAGAAAAAAATGTTTAGTTTTCACGATATATCTAGAATGTCAAATCTGTTTTACTCAAATAAGAATGTTATCTATGAAACGAGTTTAAATATAAAAAAATCCATAGTGATTCGAAAATTTAATTTAAATATAAAAGAAGGTTTTAACGATGCAGCTTTAACGTCTATTTTATATGGGATAATTAATAGTGTGGTTTATACCATAGTTGTTCCCATTTATTGCAATATTAGATTTTTGAACAAGCCATCTATATCAATAAGTCCATATTTTGGAAGAAATATTCTTGAAAGCAACTTTAATTGCATATTAGATTTTAGATATGGTAATATTATAGTTAATAGTATAAAATTTATTAAGAATTTTAAATGGAGGTGA
- the scpB gene encoding SMC-Scp complex subunit ScpB, which translates to MDIDCIIESILFAAGRPIKIKTLSDVLNVSVDDVKESFYRLKNSYVSNNRGIDVVMINDSIAMCSNEKYAEYIKKALGLDIKQGLSQAALEVLSIIAYNQPITRIDIEKIRGVKCEKAINTLLEFNLIKENGRVNAPGRAILYSTTDDFLKYFNLPSLKDLPPLDDVI; encoded by the coding sequence ATGGATATAGATTGTATAATTGAGTCAATCTTATTTGCTGCTGGACGACCAATAAAGATAAAGACATTGAGTGATGTCTTGAATGTTTCTGTAGATGATGTTAAGGAATCTTTTTATAGATTGAAAAACAGTTATGTCTCCAATAATAGAGGAATAGATGTTGTTATGATTAATGATTCTATCGCTATGTGCTCAAATGAAAAGTATGCGGAATATATAAAAAAAGCTTTAGGGCTTGACATAAAACAGGGCCTTTCCCAAGCTGCATTAGAAGTTCTTTCAATAATTGCGTACAATCAACCTATTACAAGAATAGATATCGAGAAAATAAGAGGTGTAAAGTGCGAGAAGGCAATTAATACTCTTTTGGAATTTAATTTAATCAAAGAAAATGGAAGAGTAAATGCTCCCGGTAGAGCTATACTTTATTCTACTACAGATGACTTTTTGAAGTACTTTAATTTACCTTCTTTAAAAGATTTACCACCATTAGATGATGTCATATAG
- a CDS encoding ScpA family protein, with the protein MYKVKIKTFEGPFDLLFHLIEKNEIDIKDIPIASVFEQYMEYLNAMQEMDLDIATEFILMAATLLEIKSSMLLPKAQPEGKQLELDEADPREILVERLIEYKKYKVVANKLKSSNVYGLKFFREEPEIKYIDKSLLLNYSADDLKKAYIKILKGANSDVIPIKYTKDQFTVEDKIKEFLKNLIFTPIMKFSEFVFNRHKVEKVVSFMALLELVKLNKVVAEQKKIFGDIIIKKLKR; encoded by the coding sequence ATGTACAAAGTAAAAATTAAAACTTTTGAAGGTCCATTTGACCTTTTATTTCATCTAATAGAAAAGAACGAAATAGACATTAAAGACATTCCTATAGCCAGTGTTTTTGAACAATACATGGAGTACTTGAATGCAATGCAAGAAATGGATTTAGATATAGCTACTGAATTTATTTTGATGGCAGCGACGTTACTTGAGATAAAATCAAGTATGCTTTTGCCAAAAGCGCAGCCTGAAGGTAAGCAATTGGAGCTAGATGAGGCAGACCCTAGAGAAATACTTGTAGAAAGGTTAATTGAATATAAAAAATATAAGGTTGTCGCAAATAAATTAAAAAGTTCAAATGTGTATGGGCTTAAGTTTTTTAGAGAAGAACCTGAAATAAAATACATTGATAAATCATTATTACTTAATTACTCTGCTGATGACTTAAAAAAAGCTTATATCAAGATTTTGAAAGGGGCAAACAGCGACGTAATTCCAATTAAATATACAAAAGACCAATTTACAGTTGAAGATAAAATTAAGGAATTCCTTAAAAATTTAATCTTTACACCAATTATGAAATTTAGCGAGTTTGTATTTAATCGACACAAGGTGGAAAAAGTAGTTTCGTTTATGGCACTTTTGGAGCTTGTTAAATTAAATAAAGTTGTAGCAGAACAAAAGAAAATATTTGGAGATATTATTATAAAAAAACTAAAGAGGTGA
- a CDS encoding site-2 protease family protein, giving the protein MNTILSYLIRIPALIIAMSFHEFSHGYVADKLGDPTPRQNGRLTLNPLAHIDPLGLLMLFVIYFGWAKPVPINPYYFKDRKKGVLYVSLAGPLSNVFLAFTTRILMVYFDNIPIVGLFLNVLYEYNLVFAVFNIIPVPPLDGSKVLWSLLPQKEAYIFSQYEQYGQIALLLLLFTGIINVVMTPLMMGLDRVISTIILFPFGVG; this is encoded by the coding sequence ATGAATACAATATTAAGCTATTTGATAAGAATACCGGCATTGATAATTGCTATGAGCTTCCATGAGTTTAGTCATGGATATGTAGCTGATAAACTTGGTGACCCGACCCCTAGACAAAATGGCAGGTTGACATTGAATCCACTTGCACACATAGATCCTTTGGGATTACTTATGTTATTTGTCATATATTTTGGATGGGCAAAGCCTGTACCGATAAATCCGTATTATTTTAAAGATAGGAAAAAAGGAGTTTTATATGTTTCTTTGGCAGGACCTCTCTCAAATGTTTTTCTGGCATTTACAACGCGAATTTTAATGGTTTATTTTGACAATATACCAATAGTTGGACTTTTTTTAAATGTATTATATGAGTACAATTTAGTTTTTGCAGTATTTAATATAATTCCTGTTCCACCATTGGACGGGTCAAAAGTTTTATGGAGTCTTCTTCCACAAAAAGAAGCATATATTTTTTCACAGTATGAGCAATATGGACAGATCGCATTACTTCTGCTACTATTTACTGGAATAATAAATGTTGTAATGACACCGTTGATGATGGGTTTGGACAGGGTAATTTCTACAATAATTTTATTTCCGTTTGGAGTGGGATAA
- a CDS encoding CCA tRNA nucleotidyltransferase, producing the protein MGVKSYIVGGYIRDKILNLESNDIDITVEGDGIRYALMLNKILNGKIEIHEKFKTAKIQADKYTFDVVSARKEYYTHSGILPDVELADIVEDIKRRDFTINMLAFDIKEGMIIDLCNGLDDIKNKLIRVIHDKSFNDDPTRIFRALRYSVRLDFKLEEHTELLLKQSIANGDIDNLSTDRIMNEIYLILKEKNPESIVKLMKYYEIDKKIFDGVDINIKNLNTYAKYGDVLLYRFLLFFYNVKKDDFDYLKEKFNFKRQYSKGLSDLIEIKMNLYTLKDDIAVYNLFKDKKIEAISAIYTMEGENIKKIVDRHFEVIRSLKLEINGDDIKELGLEPSPVYKKILDKIYYDKLSGKIISKEDEFERLKQYVKKVKRGEKI; encoded by the coding sequence ATGGGTGTCAAATCTTATATAGTTGGAGGATATATTAGAGATAAGATTCTGAATTTAGAGAGCAATGATATAGACATTACAGTTGAAGGTGATGGAATAAGATATGCATTAATGTTAAACAAAATTTTAAATGGGAAAATTGAAATACATGAAAAATTTAAAACGGCAAAAATACAAGCTGATAAATACACATTTGATGTCGTTTCAGCAAGGAAAGAGTATTATACTCATTCTGGAATTTTGCCTGATGTAGAATTAGCGGATATAGTTGAGGATATCAAAAGAAGAGATTTTACTATTAATATGCTGGCATTTGATATAAAAGAAGGCATGATAATTGATTTATGCAATGGTCTAGATGATATTAAAAATAAACTAATTAGAGTTATACATGATAAAAGTTTTAATGATGACCCAACGAGGATATTTAGAGCATTAAGATACAGCGTTAGATTAGATTTTAAATTAGAAGAACATACTGAACTTTTGCTAAAACAATCGATTGCGAATGGTGATATTGACAATCTTTCAACAGATAGAATTATGAATGAGATTTATTTGATTTTAAAGGAAAAAAATCCAGAATCCATTGTGAAATTGATGAAATATTATGAGATTGACAAAAAAATATTTGACGGAGTAGATATTAATATTAAAAATTTGAATACATATGCAAAATATGGTGATGTCTTGTTATACAGATTTCTTTTGTTTTTTTATAATGTTAAAAAGGATGATTTTGATTATTTGAAAGAAAAGTTTAATTTTAAACGTCAATATTCTAAGGGATTATCGGATCTTATTGAGATTAAAATGAATTTATACACATTAAAAGATGATATAGCGGTGTACAATTTATTTAAAGATAAAAAAATTGAGGCAATAAGTGCGATATATACAATGGAGGGTGAAAATATTAAAAAAATTGTTGATAGGCATTTTGAAGTGATTAGATCTTTAAAGTTAGAAATAAACGGTGATGATATAAAGGAGTTAGGACTTGAGCCATCACCTGTATACAAAAAAATATTGGACAAAATTTATTATGATAAATTAAGCGGTAAAATAATAAGTAAAGAAGATGAGTTTGAACGACTAAAACAGTATGTGAAAAAAGTTAAACGAGGTGAAAAAATATGA